A genome region from Sphingobium sp. CR2-8 includes the following:
- a CDS encoding cytochrome b/b6 domain-containing protein → MDSRTQSAGMVVNRHRLSTRLWHWLNALLLYILFTSGLGIFNAHPRLYWGQYGANFDVPWLELDRFPGWITLPAHYSLALSRHWHLAAAPIFAFALLAYMLWSLGNRHIARDLAIDRRDMAPRHVWQDVKDHARLRFPTGQAARRYGVLQKASYVGVIFVALPLLILTGLTMAPGMNAAWPWLLDLLGGRQTARSIHFITAFALVAFVIVHLLMVMLAGPINQVRSMITGRYRLPQDRP, encoded by the coding sequence ATGGACAGCCGGACCCAAAGCGCAGGCATGGTGGTCAATCGCCATCGCCTTTCCACCCGGCTGTGGCACTGGCTCAACGCGCTGCTGCTCTACATTTTGTTCACCAGCGGCCTTGGCATCTTCAACGCCCATCCCCGGCTCTACTGGGGGCAATATGGCGCGAATTTCGATGTCCCCTGGCTGGAACTGGATCGCTTCCCCGGCTGGATCACCCTGCCTGCCCATTACAGCCTGGCCCTGTCGCGTCACTGGCATCTGGCCGCCGCGCCGATCTTCGCCTTCGCCCTGCTCGCCTATATGCTCTGGAGCCTGGGCAACCGCCACATTGCGCGCGACCTGGCCATCGACCGTCGCGACATGGCCCCGCGCCATGTATGGCAGGACGTCAAGGACCATGCGCGGCTGCGCTTCCCGACCGGACAGGCCGCGCGGCGCTATGGCGTGTTGCAGAAGGCAAGTTATGTCGGCGTGATCTTCGTCGCCCTCCCCCTCCTCATCCTGACCGGCCTCACCATGGCGCCCGGCATGAACGCGGCCTGGCCCTGGCTGCTCGACCTGCTGGGCGGGCGGCAGACCGCGCGCTCGATCCATTTCATCACGGCCTTCGCGCTCGTCGCCTTCGTGATCGTCCATCTCCTGATGGTGATGCTAGCAGGACCGATCAAT
- a CDS encoding outer membrane protein gives MKTVIFAAIAAAAAVSAPAFAQDAAPFTGPRAGVILGYDKFDGRDGFTYGVSAGYDLAVANGVTFGPEVSFSDSTTSAGAGAEVSRDLAASVRLGYTLTPQVLAFGKVGYANTRIDAGNGGASFEGVRYGGGLEYAVTPNAYISAEYQRSEYEANIGGRDAGLVGIGFRF, from the coding sequence ATGAAGACTGTGATTTTCGCAGCTATTGCTGCTGCCGCCGCTGTTTCGGCCCCTGCCTTCGCTCAGGACGCTGCGCCCTTCACCGGGCCGCGCGCGGGCGTCATTCTGGGCTATGACAAGTTCGATGGCCGCGATGGCTTCACCTACGGCGTGTCCGCAGGCTACGACCTGGCCGTCGCCAACGGCGTGACCTTCGGTCCCGAAGTGTCGTTCAGCGACAGCACCACCAGCGCGGGCGCTGGCGCCGAAGTCAGCCGCGACCTGGCCGCGTCGGTCCGTCTGGGCTACACGCTGACCCCGCAGGTTCTGGCGTTCGGCAAGGTCGGCTATGCCAACACCCGCATCGACGCCGGCAACGGCGGCGCGTCGTTCGAAGGCGTGCGCTACGGCGGTGGCCTGGAATATGCGGTGACGCCGAACGCCTATATCTCGGCGGAATATCAGCGCAGCGAATATGAAGCCAATATCGGTGGCCGCGATGCCGGCCTGGTCGGCATCGGCTTCCGCTTCTGA
- the rlmN gene encoding 23S rRNA (adenine(2503)-C(2))-methyltransferase RlmN, with the protein MQSAASPLMPIPGLIDPVPVPRAVTPRADGRIDLMGLSRPQMKGALEEAGLDGKAAKLRSKQLFHWLYHRGETDFDAMTDLAKPMRGWMAERFVVGRPQVVEAQVSNDGTRKWLLRSDDGQDYEMVFIPDADRGTLCVSSQVGCTLNCSFCHTGTMRLVRNLTPGEIVGQVMLARDALGEWPKGNMGAANDADVDEDEDAPQYSPDGRMLTNIVMMGMGEPLYNFEHVRDALRVVMDGDGLALSRRRITLSTSGVIPMMARASEEIGVNLAVSLHGVTKEVRDELVPLNRKYGIEELLQACADYPKASNARRITFEYVMIRDKNDSDADARELVRLIRKYKLPAKVNLIPFNPWPGTDYECSTPERIRAFSSIVFEGGISAPVRTPRGRDIMAACGQLKSASEKKSKAEMKRLAEEKQAALG; encoded by the coding sequence ATGCAATCAGCCGCCAGCCCGCTCATGCCGATTCCCGGCCTTATCGACCCTGTGCCCGTGCCGCGCGCGGTGACCCCGCGCGCGGATGGCCGCATCGACCTGATGGGCCTTTCGCGCCCACAGATGAAAGGCGCGCTGGAAGAGGCCGGGCTGGACGGGAAGGCCGCCAAGCTGCGGTCCAAGCAGCTGTTCCACTGGCTCTACCATCGCGGCGAAACCGATTTCGACGCCATGACCGACCTTGCCAAACCGATGCGCGGCTGGATGGCCGAACGCTTCGTCGTCGGCCGCCCGCAGGTGGTGGAGGCGCAGGTATCGAACGATGGCACCCGCAAATGGCTGCTCCGATCGGACGATGGCCAGGATTATGAAATGGTCTTCATCCCCGACGCAGATCGGGGCACGCTTTGCGTGTCCAGCCAGGTCGGCTGCACATTGAATTGCAGCTTCTGCCACACCGGGACGATGCGCCTCGTCCGCAACCTGACGCCGGGCGAGATCGTCGGCCAGGTCATGCTGGCGCGCGATGCACTGGGCGAATGGCCCAAGGGCAATATGGGTGCCGCGAACGATGCCGATGTGGACGAGGATGAGGACGCGCCGCAATATTCGCCCGACGGGCGGATGCTGACCAATATCGTCATGATGGGCATGGGCGAGCCACTCTATAATTTCGAGCATGTCCGCGACGCGCTCAGGGTCGTGATGGACGGCGACGGGCTGGCCCTGTCGCGCCGTCGCATCACCCTGTCCACGTCGGGCGTCATCCCGATGATGGCCCGCGCGAGCGAGGAAATCGGCGTCAACCTGGCCGTCTCGCTGCATGGCGTGACCAAGGAAGTGCGCGACGAACTGGTGCCGCTCAACCGCAAATATGGCATAGAGGAACTGCTCCAGGCCTGCGCCGACTATCCCAAGGCCAGCAATGCGCGCCGCATCACCTTCGAATATGTGATGATCCGCGACAAGAATGACAGTGACGCCGACGCGCGCGAACTGGTCCGGCTGATCCGCAAATATAAGCTGCCGGCCAAGGTCAACCTGATCCCGTTCAACCCCTGGCCGGGCACCGATTATGAATGTTCGACGCCGGAGCGGATTCGCGCGTTCAGCAGCATCGTGTTCGAAGGCGGCATCAGCGCACCGGTGCGCACCCCGCGCGGCCGCGATATCATGGCGGCCTGCGGCCAGCTCAAGTCCGCGAGCGAGAAAAAGAGCAAGGCGGAGATGAAGCGCCTGGCCGAAGAGAAGCAAGCCGCGCTCGGTTGA
- the dnaN gene encoding DNA polymerase III subunit beta, translating to MKATIERATLLKSLSHVQSVVERRNTIPILSNVLIEASADGAIKLMATDLDLQIVESVSAQVEQAGATTISAHTLFDIARKLPEGSQVSLQAAEGKMLIQAGRARFNLSTLPRDDFPVIAEGDLPTTFELPAETLKQIIDKTRFAISTEETRYYLNGIYFHVTDDDQPVLKAAATDGHRLARVTVTRPDGAEGMPGIIIPRKCIGELRKLLDEVDGSVGIALSASKIRFNLGSAILTSKLIDGTFPDYSRVIPTANDKLLKIDPRSFEQGVDRVATIATEKTRAVKMSLDKDKITLSVTSPENGTAAEEVPGAFQGEGFDIGFNARYLLDILGQIDSDLVELHLADAAAPTLIRENDASPALYVLMPMRV from the coding sequence ATGAAGGCCACCATCGAACGCGCAACGCTCCTCAAGAGCCTGAGCCACGTCCAGTCGGTGGTCGAGCGCAGGAATACCATTCCGATCCTGTCCAACGTGCTGATCGAGGCATCGGCCGACGGCGCGATCAAGCTGATGGCGACCGATCTCGACCTCCAGATCGTGGAAAGCGTGTCGGCACAGGTCGAGCAGGCGGGCGCGACGACTATTTCCGCGCACACGCTGTTCGACATCGCGCGCAAGCTGCCCGAAGGCAGCCAGGTGTCGTTGCAGGCGGCCGAGGGCAAGATGCTGATCCAGGCCGGCCGCGCCCGGTTCAACCTGTCCACCCTGCCGCGCGACGATTTCCCGGTGATCGCGGAGGGCGACCTGCCCACCACCTTCGAACTGCCGGCCGAAACATTGAAGCAGATCATCGACAAGACGCGCTTCGCCATCTCGACCGAAGAAACGCGCTATTATCTGAACGGCATCTATTTCCATGTCACCGACGACGACCAGCCGGTGCTGAAGGCCGCGGCGACCGACGGCCATCGTCTGGCCCGCGTCACCGTGACCCGCCCCGATGGCGCGGAAGGGATGCCCGGCATCATCATTCCGCGCAAATGCATCGGCGAACTGCGCAAGCTGCTGGACGAAGTGGACGGGTCCGTGGGCATCGCCCTGTCGGCCAGCAAGATCCGCTTCAACCTGGGCAGCGCGATCCTGACCAGCAAGCTGATCGACGGGACTTTTCCCGATTACAGCCGCGTCATCCCGACCGCGAACGACAAGCTGCTCAAGATCGATCCGCGCAGCTTCGAACAGGGCGTCGATCGCGTTGCGACCATCGCCACGGAAAAGACCCGCGCGGTCAAGATGAGCCTGGACAAGGACAAGATCACCCTGTCCGTGACCAGCCCGGAAAATGGCACGGCGGCCGAGGAAGTGCCCGGCGCGTTCCAGGGCGAAGGCTTCGATATCGGCTTCAACGCCCGCTATCTGCTCGACATATTGGGGCAGATCGACAGCGACCTGGTGGAACTGCATCTGGCCGACGCAGCGGCCCCCACGCTGATCCGCGAAAACGACGCCAGCCCTGCGCTCTACGTCCTGATGCCGATGCGCGTGTGA
- a CDS encoding EAL domain-containing protein, whose product MSRLRASLTDNPSRSMTLMVALGLSESGTEVSASWISGALTHIARLWPLMLLAKLCLIALLDLPFYSGNYMQLALMVAMLLVDGTLMLAPRRAWFIRLMPHVQKRMMLPMVFLSGLTFSLWLGYENKAATDTLFLAAVPELATALLAVCIFGDRRLLGISYFLGALIVAVVEKAGVAQIGLFFSCVLVMLVAALRQANTDRDSAITRHRQDLRAQRSDRLLQEHERSGRGWFWETDRLGCLTYISDTLAQSLGLSADTLIGRQITDLVKPGDKKQGDGERTLGFHLSARTGFADLAVCAALAREERWWSISGQPVFNEYGQFHGFRGSGTDLTEMRRSQAEVTRLAQFDSLTGLANRIQMLGSLEQAVAHRHGKPGECTLMMLDLDRFKIVNDTLGHPAGDTLLRQVSQRLQRVVGDKGLVGRQGGDEFKILLPGRHDQAALAQLAQAIIASISQPYSIEGTAVVIGVSIGLSCCPHDGVTADALIRNADLALYAAKGNGRGVHRFYSPEMHADAEDRRALEEDLRRALAGDGLHLVYQPVVSSKTEHITGYEALLRWTHPARGPISPTIFIPIAEESGLIGQIGEWVMRTACRDAADWQDGIRVAVNVSPSQFANPGFPSTVMSALAASQLAPERLELEITESVFLNDDDGTDAMFSRLKAIGVRLALDDFGTGYSSLGYLKKAPFDKIKIDQSFVRGAAIKGNRNSAIIKAIVSLAEALGMDTTAEGAETQDELALIRQLGCSHIQGYIYGKPMPAADVLAGQLQAGTAASANGFQSSRPERKTMLRTIAIHHDGHVYTGRVRNISPTGALIEGLWNVPEGTLFAIELAENQFVNATSRWSKEDRVGVEFAGAIDISTLRNAPKTMVG is encoded by the coding sequence ATGTCCCGGCTGCGCGCATCCCTCACCGATAACCCCTCCCGTTCCATGACCCTGATGGTCGCTCTTGGCCTGTCGGAAAGCGGCACCGAAGTGTCCGCATCCTGGATATCAGGCGCCTTGACCCACATTGCGCGGCTCTGGCCGCTGATGTTGCTGGCCAAACTGTGCCTGATCGCCCTGCTCGACCTGCCCTTCTATTCGGGTAACTACATGCAGCTCGCCCTGATGGTCGCGATGCTGCTGGTCGACGGCACGCTGATGCTGGCGCCGCGCCGGGCCTGGTTCATCCGGCTTATGCCGCACGTCCAGAAACGGATGATGCTGCCGATGGTGTTCCTGTCCGGCCTGACCTTCAGCCTGTGGCTGGGCTATGAAAACAAGGCGGCGACCGATACGCTGTTTCTGGCGGCGGTGCCCGAACTGGCCACGGCGCTGCTGGCGGTCTGCATCTTCGGCGACCGCCGGTTGCTCGGCATCAGCTATTTCCTGGGCGCGCTGATCGTGGCTGTGGTGGAAAAGGCGGGCGTGGCGCAGATCGGGCTGTTCTTCAGCTGCGTGCTAGTGATGCTGGTCGCGGCCTTGCGTCAGGCGAACACCGATCGCGATTCTGCGATCACCCGGCACCGGCAGGACCTGCGGGCGCAGCGTTCCGACCGCCTGTTGCAGGAACATGAACGCAGCGGGCGCGGCTGGTTCTGGGAAACCGACCGGCTGGGCTGCCTCACCTATATATCCGACACGCTGGCCCAGTCGCTCGGCCTGTCCGCTGATACGCTGATCGGGCGCCAGATCACCGACCTCGTCAAGCCCGGCGACAAGAAGCAGGGCGATGGCGAACGCACGCTGGGTTTCCATCTGTCGGCGCGCACGGGCTTTGCCGATCTGGCGGTTTGCGCCGCGCTGGCCCGGGAGGAACGCTGGTGGTCGATTTCGGGCCAGCCGGTGTTCAACGAATATGGCCAGTTTCACGGCTTTCGCGGATCGGGCACCGACCTCACCGAAATGCGCCGCAGCCAGGCGGAAGTCACGCGGCTGGCCCAGTTCGATTCGCTGACCGGCCTTGCCAACCGCATCCAGATGCTCGGTTCGCTGGAGCAGGCGGTGGCGCATCGGCACGGCAAGCCGGGCGAATGCACGCTGATGATGCTCGACCTCGACCGGTTCAAGATCGTCAACGACACGCTGGGCCATCCTGCCGGCGATACGCTGTTGCGGCAGGTCAGCCAACGGTTGCAGCGGGTGGTCGGCGACAAGGGGCTGGTCGGGCGTCAGGGTGGCGACGAATTCAAGATATTGCTGCCTGGCCGCCACGATCAGGCGGCGCTGGCGCAACTGGCGCAGGCGATCATCGCCTCGATTTCGCAGCCCTATTCGATAGAGGGCACGGCGGTGGTCATCGGCGTGTCGATCGGTTTGAGCTGTTGTCCGCACGATGGCGTCACGGCCGATGCGCTGATCCGCAATGCCGACCTGGCGCTCTATGCGGCCAAGGGCAACGGGCGGGGCGTCCACCGTTTCTATTCGCCGGAAATGCATGCCGATGCGGAAGATCGCCGCGCGCTGGAAGAGGATCTGCGGCGCGCACTCGCCGGCGATGGGCTGCACCTGGTCTATCAGCCGGTGGTGTCGTCCAAGACCGAACATATCACCGGATATGAAGCGCTGCTGCGCTGGACCCATCCGGCGCGCGGGCCGATTTCGCCGACCATATTCATTCCGATCGCCGAGGAAAGCGGCCTGATCGGCCAGATCGGCGAATGGGTGATGCGCACCGCCTGTCGCGATGCCGCCGACTGGCAGGACGGCATCCGCGTGGCGGTGAACGTGTCGCCCAGCCAGTTCGCCAATCCCGGCTTTCCCTCGACGGTCATGAGCGCGCTGGCCGCGTCGCAGCTCGCGCCCGAGCGGCTGGAGCTGGAAATCACCGAAAGCGTGTTCCTCAACGACGATGACGGCACCGACGCGATGTTCAGCCGGTTGAAGGCGATCGGCGTCCGGCTGGCGCTTGATGATTTCGGCACCGGCTATTCCTCGCTCGGCTATCTGAAGAAGGCGCCGTTCGACAAGATCAAGATCGACCAGAGCTTCGTGCGCGGCGCCGCCATCAAGGGCAACCGCAACAGCGCGATCATCAAGGCGATCGTCAGCCTGGCCGAAGCGCTGGGCATGGACACGACGGCCGAAGGCGCGGAAACGCAGGACGAACTGGCGCTGATCCGGCAATTGGGGTGCAGCCATATCCAAGGCTATATCTACGGGAAACCGATGCCCGCCGCCGATGTGCTGGCAGGCCAGCTTCAAGCGGGCACGGCGGCGAGCGCCAACGGCTTCCAGTCCAGCCGCCCGGAACGCAAGACCATGTTGCGTACCATTGCGATCCATCATGACGGCCATGTCTATACCGGCAGGGTCCGGAACATCTCACCCACCGGCGCGCTGATCGAGGGGTTGTGGAACGTGCCCGAAGGCACGTTGTTCGCGATCGAACTGGCCGAAAACCAGTTCGTCAACGCCACCAGCCGCTGGTCGAAGGAAGACCGGGTGGGGGTGGAATTTGCCGGCGCGATCGACATCAGCACATTGCGCAATGCCCCCAAGACGATGGTGGGGTGA
- a CDS encoding response regulator yields MKPVRIVVVDDSLTIRAMIETLLERDRRIEVVGIARNGEEAIDMIRLEKPDVVTLDIAMPGRDGLAILDEIMDMEPCPVIMLSSLMRDGAPIVAEAMDRGAAACFNKAMIVREATRFIGLIRSLGRGMIVAEKAMEPVAIAA; encoded by the coding sequence ATGAAGCCCGTCAGGATAGTGGTGGTCGACGATTCGCTGACCATTCGCGCGATGATCGAAACGCTGCTGGAGCGCGACCGGCGGATCGAAGTGGTCGGCATCGCCCGCAATGGCGAGGAGGCGATCGACATGATCCGGCTGGAGAAGCCCGATGTCGTGACGCTGGACATCGCCATGCCGGGCCGGGACGGCCTGGCGATATTGGACGAGATCATGGACATGGAGCCATGCCCGGTCATCATGCTGTCCAGCCTGATGCGCGACGGCGCGCCGATCGTCGCCGAAGCGATGGACCGCGGCGCGGCCGCCTGTTTCAACAAGGCGATGATCGTGCGCGAGGCGACCCGCTTCATCGGCCTGATCCGCAGTCTGGGCCGTGGCATGATCGTGGCGGAAAAGGCGATGGAACCGGTGGCGATCGCGGCCTGA
- a CDS encoding TonB-dependent receptor — MAGVAPGALLAQEEQKSAPPVQMDEGEEIIVTGQPQRGSVIGDVQPEQQLSAADVRALGVTSISELISELSPQTNGSPVILLNGKRISSFSEIQDIPSEAVQRVDILPEQVALSYGYAPTQKVVNIVLRQRFRAETAEGRAGTTTQGGRENGQVEAGILRIQGDNRFTLNLKYSRAASLLENERGIIATAPGRPYALAGNVVGTGANSEIDPALSARVGRVVTVASVPGSAANGAPALNDFVAGANVTSVSDLTRYRTLSPDTENVSANATLARALGGISATLNGRLELSDNDSLQGLSQAAFDLSAGNPFSPFANDVTLYRYLAQGGALQQQIKGTTGHIGLTLNGRLGRSWQWSFTGNGDLSVTRTRTDRGIATGAIQSALDAGNGGVNPYGSFAPDLIASRVTDSARAKSQALQGDLLLSGSLFSLPAGDVMTSIRIGASANGFESRSVRSGVENSNDYSREIGSGQVSFDLPLTSRSKGVLGAVGDIGVNFNAAAQRYSDFGTLSTLGYGLHWEPVKAVQLLVSANQDRAAPTGAQITDPLIATPNVSVFDYATGQSVFVSQIAGGNATLRESVRDQFRLNARIKPFDKPNLTMTATYLNSRTRNPIAAFPTPTPALEAAYPQRFIRDADGNLLQIDARPINFLRSQSEQLRWGLDLSIPIKSHVQKLVEAWRAAGGKPEDRPPELQAMFGNRPPRGEGGPPPGAGGEGGDRRRGDGGNAGPGGGNGGPRGGGFGGPGGFGGGRGGGQGGGRMTFSLYHTWHLTESIAIAPGVPQLNLLDGDATGSSGGQPRHEVEARVGYMNNGIGARLGIDWESGTHVDGALTGTAGGASRLNFGSLATANLRIFANLGQVQGLERKVPFLRGARVSIGVDNIFNQRREVTDATGMVPLRYQPGYLDPLGRTISISFRKLFFPNFAAGNRPRS; from the coding sequence ATGGCTGGCGTCGCGCCCGGCGCGTTGCTGGCGCAGGAGGAGCAGAAAAGCGCCCCGCCCGTCCAGATGGACGAGGGCGAGGAAATCATCGTCACCGGCCAGCCGCAGCGCGGATCGGTGATCGGCGATGTGCAGCCCGAACAGCAATTGTCCGCCGCCGACGTCCGCGCACTGGGCGTCACGTCGATTTCCGAACTCATCAGCGAATTGTCGCCGCAGACCAACGGATCGCCCGTCATCCTGCTGAACGGCAAGCGCATTTCCAGCTTCTCCGAAATTCAGGACATCCCGTCCGAAGCGGTGCAGCGCGTCGACATATTGCCCGAACAGGTCGCTCTATCCTATGGCTACGCCCCCACGCAGAAGGTGGTGAACATCGTCCTGCGCCAGCGTTTTCGCGCCGAAACGGCGGAAGGGCGCGCGGGAACGACGACGCAGGGCGGTCGCGAAAATGGCCAGGTGGAAGCGGGCATATTGCGCATTCAGGGCGACAATCGCTTCACGCTGAACCTCAAATATAGCCGCGCCGCATCGCTGCTGGAAAATGAGCGCGGCATCATCGCCACTGCGCCGGGCCGTCCCTATGCGCTGGCGGGCAATGTCGTGGGCACCGGTGCGAATAGCGAGATCGATCCTGCGCTGTCGGCGCGGGTGGGACGGGTCGTCACCGTCGCCAGCGTGCCGGGCAGCGCCGCGAACGGCGCGCCCGCGCTCAACGATTTCGTGGCGGGCGCCAATGTCACCAGCGTCAGCGACCTGACGCGCTACCGCACGCTCAGCCCAGACACGGAGAATGTCTCCGCCAACGCCACGCTGGCCCGCGCGCTGGGCGGCATATCGGCGACGCTCAACGGGCGGCTGGAACTGTCGGACAATGATTCGCTCCAAGGCCTGTCGCAGGCGGCGTTCGACCTGTCGGCGGGCAATCCCTTCTCGCCCTTCGCCAACGACGTCACCCTCTATCGCTATCTGGCGCAGGGCGGCGCGCTGCAACAGCAGATCAAGGGCACGACCGGCCATATCGGGCTGACCCTGAACGGACGGCTGGGGCGCAGCTGGCAATGGTCCTTCACCGGCAATGGCGACCTGTCCGTCACCCGCACCCGCACCGATCGCGGCATAGCGACCGGCGCGATCCAGTCGGCGCTCGATGCGGGCAATGGCGGGGTCAATCCCTATGGCAGCTTCGCGCCCGACCTGATCGCCAGCCGCGTGACGGACAGCGCCCGCGCGAAGAGCCAGGCGTTGCAGGGCGACCTGCTGCTCAGCGGATCGCTGTTCAGCCTGCCCGCAGGCGACGTGATGACATCGATCCGGATCGGCGCATCGGCGAACGGCTTCGAAAGCCGGTCGGTGCGGTCGGGCGTGGAAAACAGCAATGATTACAGCCGGGAAATCGGCAGCGGGCAGGTGAGTTTCGACCTGCCGCTGACCAGCCGGTCGAAGGGCGTTCTGGGCGCGGTCGGCGATATCGGCGTCAATTTCAATGCGGCGGCGCAGCGCTATTCGGACTTCGGCACGCTTTCGACCTTGGGCTATGGCCTGCACTGGGAACCGGTCAAGGCCGTACAACTGCTCGTATCGGCCAATCAGGACCGTGCCGCGCCTACGGGCGCACAGATCACCGATCCGCTGATTGCCACACCCAACGTCTCCGTCTTCGACTATGCGACCGGGCAGAGCGTGTTCGTGTCGCAGATTGCGGGCGGCAATGCGACGCTGCGGGAAAGCGTGCGCGACCAGTTCCGCCTGAACGCCCGGATCAAGCCGTTCGACAAGCCCAACCTGACGATGACCGCCACCTATCTCAACAGCCGGACGCGCAATCCGATCGCCGCCTTCCCCACGCCCACCCCGGCGCTGGAGGCGGCCTATCCGCAGCGCTTCATCCGCGACGCCGACGGCAATCTGCTCCAGATCGACGCGCGGCCGATCAACTTTCTGCGGTCGCAAAGCGAGCAATTGCGCTGGGGCCTGGACCTGTCGATCCCGATCAAGTCGCATGTGCAGAAGCTGGTGGAAGCCTGGCGCGCAGCGGGCGGCAAGCCCGAGGATCGCCCACCTGAATTGCAGGCAATGTTCGGCAATCGCCCGCCCCGTGGCGAAGGCGGTCCACCGCCCGGTGCTGGCGGCGAAGGGGGCGACCGGCGGCGCGGCGATGGTGGCAATGCCGGGCCGGGCGGCGGCAATGGTGGCCCGCGCGGTGGCGGCTTTGGCGGTCCCGGCGGCTTTGGCGGGGGACGCGGCGGCGGCCAGGGCGGCGGACGGATGACCTTCAGCCTCTATCATACCTGGCACCTGACCGAGAGCATCGCCATCGCGCCGGGCGTGCCGCAGCTCAACCTGCTGGACGGCGATGCGACCGGATCGTCGGGCGGCCAGCCGCGGCATGAGGTCGAGGCACGGGTCGGCTATATGAACAATGGCATCGGCGCGCGGCTGGGCATCGACTGGGAAAGCGGCACCCATGTCGACGGTGCCTTGACCGGGACGGCGGGCGGCGCTTCACGGCTGAACTTCGGCAGCCTCGCCACTGCGAACCTGCGCATCTTCGCCAATCTGGGCCAGGTTCAGGGGCTGGAGCGCAAGGTGCCGTTCCTGCGCGGGGCGCGGGTGTCGATCGGCGTCGACAATATCTTCAATCAGAGGCGGGAGGTTACGGACGCCACCGGTATGGTCCCGCTGCGCTATCAGCCGGGCTATCTCGATCCGCTGGGCCGCACCATTTCGATCAGCTTCCGCAAGCTGTTCTTCCCCAATTTCGCGGCGGGCAATCGACCACGTAGTTAA
- the pip gene encoding prolyl aminopeptidase encodes MRTLYPPIAPFASGHLDVGDGHHVYWERVGTPGAKPAVFLHGGPGGGISPDHRRLFDPARYDLLLFDQRGCGRSTPHADLTANTTWDLVADIERLRAMMGVDQWLVFGGSWGSTLALAYAQAHVARVSELVLRGIFTIRQSEIDWYYQAGASRIYPDKWERFVAPIAPEDRGDLVSAYRRILTGEDRERQIAAARAWSVWEGETIRLLPDPALSATHDADDFALAFARIENHYFVHGGWLEDGQLIRNAGRLAAIPGVIVQGRYDMACPAETAWALHRAWPQARFEMIEGAGHAYNEPGILDALIRATDGFAG; translated from the coding sequence ATGCGCACGCTTTATCCACCGATCGCCCCCTTCGCCTCCGGCCATCTCGATGTCGGGGACGGCCATCATGTCTATTGGGAGCGGGTCGGCACGCCGGGCGCCAAGCCCGCGGTGTTCCTGCATGGCGGGCCGGGCGGGGGCATATCGCCCGATCATCGCCGCCTGTTCGATCCGGCGCGCTACGACCTGTTGCTGTTCGACCAGCGCGGGTGCGGACGATCGACGCCCCATGCGGACCTGACCGCCAATACGACCTGGGATCTGGTCGCCGATATCGAGCGGCTGCGGGCCATGATGGGCGTGGACCAATGGCTGGTGTTCGGTGGCAGTTGGGGATCGACGCTGGCGCTGGCCTATGCGCAGGCACATGTGGCGCGCGTCAGCGAACTGGTGCTGCGCGGCATCTTCACCATCCGCCAGAGCGAGATCGACTGGTATTATCAGGCGGGGGCAAGCCGCATCTATCCCGACAAATGGGAACGCTTCGTCGCCCCCATCGCGCCGGAAGACCGGGGCGACCTGGTGTCGGCCTATCGCCGCATCCTGACCGGCGAGGATCGGGAGCGCCAAATTGCAGCGGCGCGGGCGTGGAGCGTGTGGGAAGGGGAGACGATCCGCCTGCTGCCCGACCCGGCGCTGTCGGCGACCCATGATGCGGACGATTTCGCGCTGGCCTTCGCCCGGATCGAAAATCATTATTTCGTCCATGGCGGCTGGCTGGAGGACGGGCAGCTGATCCGCAACGCGGGCAGGCTGGCGGCCATTCCCGGCGTCATTGTGCAAGGCCGCTACGACATGGCCTGCCCGGCGGAGACGGCCTGGGCGCTACATCGCGCCTGGCCGCAGGCGCGCTTCGAGATGATCGAGGGCGCGGGCCATGCCTATAATGAACCGGGCATATTGGACGCGCTGATCCGCGCGACCGACGGGTTCGCGGGTTAG